A region from the Mya arenaria isolate MELC-2E11 chromosome 2, ASM2691426v1 genome encodes:
- the LOC128217380 gene encoding nuclear factor 7, brain-like: MATGSSSFYMGSDLIHDYSCSKCEENDLNTEAQHFCPECEHYLCDKCERIHGEYFKKHVVYGRGDIQKWAGFSIDRCDQHGEKLNVHCDDHQELCCHVCVSLNHRQCSSIRYLPDLARGFLKTAEYKQLPAAVDKIRSRLDELNNAKMKDKASLWDSYKNVLAEIKNLRKELNLILDKLEKKTVEQLIAR; the protein is encoded by the exons atgGCAACTGGAAGTTCATCTTTTTACATGGGATCTGACCTGATTCATGACTACAGTTGTTCCAAGTGTGAGGAAAATGACTTGAACACTGAAGCCCAGCACTTCTGTCCAGAGTGTGAACACTATCTGTGTGACAAGTGTGAGAGGATACATGGGGAATATTTCAAGAAACATGTTGTGTATGGGCGTGGAGACATTCAGAAGTGGGCGGGGTTCTCAATAGACAGATGTGACCAACATGGGGAAAAGTTAAATGTTCACTGTGATGACCACCAGGAATTATGTTGCCATGTCTGTGTGTCGCTCAACCACAg ACAGTGTAGCAGCATAAGATATCTGCCTGACCTGGCTAGAGGCTTCTTAAAAACAGCAGAGTACAAGCAGCTGCCAGCAGCAGTAGACAAGATAAGGAGCAGGCTAGATGAGCTCAACAATGCCAAGATGAAAGACAAAGCCTCTCTGTGGGACTCATACAAGAACGTGCTGGCTGAAATAAAGAATCTCCGCAAAGAGTTAAACCTGATTTTAGACAAGCTTGAGAAGAAAACAGTTGAACAGTTGATAGCAAGGTGA